A genome region from Thermotoga sp. Mc24 includes the following:
- a CDS encoding ABC transporter ATP-binding protein: MEVILKVEGLRKDFNNVKVIEDWSFSVGKGERVALLGPSGCGKTTFLRIVSGLEDFQGKVEVFTDKIGYVFQEPRLIPWKTVTENLMLIRKDPDRIASLLEKVELKGFENHYPWQLSEGMKQRVNFVRALLVDPELLLLDEPFDALDLKTKMRVMNMLIDLWQKRRFSIVFVTHNVKEAVFLSERIFLLSGRPSKILDEVKLKEKAGDFTDDKLFRLEKMVIERLLSLLR, from the coding sequence GTGGAGGTTATCCTGAAGGTAGAAGGATTGAGGAAAGATTTCAACAATGTGAAAGTGATAGAAGACTGGAGTTTCTCTGTTGGTAAGGGTGAGAGGGTGGCTCTTCTTGGGCCGTCTGGCTGTGGAAAAACAACCTTTTTGAGAATTGTATCTGGTCTCGAAGATTTTCAGGGGAAGGTGGAGGTTTTCACGGATAAGATCGGATACGTGTTTCAGGAACCCAGGCTGATTCCATGGAAAACGGTAACGGAGAATTTGATGTTGATCAGAAAAGATCCAGACAGAATAGCATCCCTTCTTGAGAAAGTGGAACTGAAAGGTTTTGAAAATCACTACCCATGGCAACTCAGCGAGGGAATGAAACAAAGGGTGAATTTTGTGAGGGCGCTCCTTGTGGATCCTGAACTCCTCCTTCTCGATGAACCTTTCGACGCACTGGATTTGAAGACGAAGATGAGAGTGATGAACATGCTGATCGATTTGTGGCAAAAGAGGAGATTTTCCATCGTTTTTGTGACACACAACGTGAAAGAAGCGGTTTTTCTGTCAGAAAGGATCTTTCTCCTATCGGGAAGGCCTTCGAAAATACTCGACGAAGTGAAGTTGAAAGAGAAAGCCGGAGATTTCACTGATGATAAGCTGTTCAGGCTGGAAAAGATGGTGATTGAAAGGCTTCTCAGCCTACTTCGATGA
- the gcvH gene encoding glycine cleavage system protein GcvH: MKMKKYTKTHEWVAVEDKVATVGITNHAQEQLGDVVYVDLPEVGREVKKGEVVASIESVKAAADVYAPLSGKIVEVNEKLNAEPELLNKDPEGEGWLFKMEMSDESELEDLLDEQAYQEFCAQE, from the coding sequence TTGAAGATGAAAAAGTACACGAAAACTCACGAATGGGTGGCAGTTGAGGACAAAGTGGCAACGGTTGGAATCACGAATCACGCTCAGGAACAGCTCGGCGATGTGGTCTACGTGGATCTTCCTGAAGTCGGTAGAGAGGTGAAAAAAGGGGAAGTTGTGGCGAGTATAGAATCCGTGAAAGCCGCGGCGGATGTGTACGCTCCTCTCAGTGGAAAGATTGTGGAGGTGAACGAAAAACTCAATGCCGAACCCGAACTCTTGAACAAAGATCCAGAAGGAGAAGGCTGGCTTTTCAAAATGGAAATGTCCGATGAGAGTGAACTCGAGGATCTTCTTGATGAACAGGCTTATCAGGAATTCTGTGCTCAGGAGTAG
- a CDS encoding ABC transporter permease: MRVVFGILLVLIAWYLLHFLFPSSLILPGPVETFEVFIKMLNRETFEALLSTLLKGLVSTFIVIAVGLPVGFVMGISDRVYEFLRPLITVVQAVPVVSWLVVVIFLWGIGWQGPVVISSLSLIPVAIFTTISGVRSVDRKLLEVMKVYRMPRRTILKEVYLGSIWPFVLSILEVSSGNVWKAVVMGEYLCGDRGLGVLISWARQYVDVPRVYALTIFTVVLGISFERSVKILARRVWKKWRLS; encoded by the coding sequence ATGAGAGTGGTTTTTGGGATACTTCTTGTTTTGATAGCGTGGTACCTCCTGCATTTTCTTTTTCCATCTTCTCTAATATTGCCTGGTCCTGTAGAAACCTTCGAAGTTTTCATTAAAATGTTGAATCGTGAAACCTTCGAGGCCCTTTTGAGCACCCTTCTTAAGGGTCTCGTTTCTACTTTCATCGTTATCGCTGTGGGACTTCCCGTTGGTTTTGTCATGGGTATCAGCGACAGGGTTTATGAATTTCTGCGTCCTTTGATCACGGTGGTGCAGGCGGTACCCGTTGTTTCCTGGCTTGTCGTCGTGATCTTTCTGTGGGGAATAGGCTGGCAAGGGCCTGTCGTCATCTCCTCCCTTTCCCTCATTCCGGTTGCTATCTTCACAACGATTTCTGGGGTCAGAAGTGTAGACAGAAAGCTGTTAGAAGTGATGAAGGTATACAGGATGCCACGGAGGACGATTTTGAAGGAGGTGTATCTTGGTTCGATCTGGCCGTTCGTTCTCTCGATTCTGGAGGTGTCCTCTGGAAACGTGTGGAAAGCGGTTGTCATGGGAGAGTACCTTTGTGGTGACAGAGGACTGGGAGTTCTGATATCCTGGGCACGGCAGTACGTGGATGTCCCCCGGGTGTACGCACTCACCATTTTTACTGTGGTTCTGGGGATATCTTTTGAAAGATCTGTGAAGATTCTCGCGAGGAGAGTGTGGAAGAAGTGGAGGTTATCCTGA
- the hpt gene encoding hypoxanthine phosphoribosyltransferase — protein sequence MIKVLIDEETLKERIRELAREIEEYYLGKTDTIHAVCILKGSIHFFSDLMLNIRKLNVKYSFIHVSSYQGTSSTGRIRVKSWIDESIHDEYVLLVEDIVDTGLTLQHIVRYLKKYNPRDFRIVSLIEKTVHDHGVPLDFVGFKVDDKFLVGYGLDIDEKYRNLPYIGYVE from the coding sequence ATGATAAAGGTGTTGATAGACGAAGAGACTCTCAAGGAGAGGATCAGGGAACTGGCACGGGAAATAGAAGAGTACTATCTGGGCAAAACAGACACCATACACGCTGTATGCATCTTGAAGGGATCCATACACTTCTTCAGCGACCTCATGTTGAACATAAGGAAACTGAACGTCAAGTATTCTTTCATTCATGTCTCGAGTTATCAAGGTACCTCTTCAACAGGAAGGATCAGAGTGAAATCCTGGATAGATGAATCCATACACGATGAATACGTACTTCTTGTGGAAGACATCGTTGACACCGGACTCACCTTGCAGCACATAGTTCGATACCTGAAAAAATACAACCCAAGAGATTTCAGGATAGTGAGTCTCATAGAAAAAACCGTTCACGATCACGGAGTGCCCCTCGATTTTGTGGGATTCAAAGTGGACGACAAATTCCTGGTCGGTTACGGACTCGACATCGATGAAAAATATCGAAACCTTCCTTACATAGGCTATGTGGAATAA
- a CDS encoding MBL fold metallo-hydrolase — translation MKITWFGHACFALEMEGKTIVTDPFDESVGYPIPNITADVVTESHQHFDHNAHHLVKGNFRVIDSPGTYTVNGIRIKGVETFHDPSHGRERGKNIVFVFEGEGIKVCHLGDLGHVLTPTQVKEIGEVDVLLVPVGGTYTVGPREAKEVADLLNAKIIIPMHYKTKYLKFNLLLVDDFLKLFDSYERVGNILELFEKPKERKVVVMEVQ, via the coding sequence ATGAAGATCACCTGGTTTGGGCATGCGTGCTTCGCCTTAGAGATGGAAGGGAAAACGATCGTTACAGATCCTTTCGATGAGAGTGTGGGATATCCCATACCAAACATAACCGCCGACGTTGTAACGGAAAGTCACCAGCACTTCGATCACAACGCCCACCACCTTGTGAAGGGCAACTTTCGTGTGATAGACAGTCCCGGTACTTACACCGTGAACGGCATAAGAATAAAAGGAGTGGAGACCTTTCACGATCCCTCTCATGGAAGAGAAAGAGGCAAAAACATCGTCTTCGTTTTCGAAGGAGAAGGCATAAAGGTATGTCACCTGGGAGACCTTGGACACGTGCTCACTCCTACTCAGGTAAAAGAGATAGGCGAGGTCGATGTCCTGTTGGTACCCGTTGGTGGAACTTACACCGTTGGACCAAGAGAAGCGAAAGAAGTAGCGGATTTGCTGAACGCGAAAATCATCATTCCAATGCACTACAAGACGAAGTACCTGAAATTCAATCTCCTGCTCGTTGATGATTTTTTGAAACTCTTCGATTCGTACGAACGTGTAGGGAACATCCTCGAGCTCTTTGAAAAGCCGAAAGAAAGAAAAGTTGTCGTCATGGAGGTGCAGTGA
- the pyk gene encoding pyruvate kinase, producing the protein MRSTKIVCTVGPRTDSYEMIEKMIDLGVNVFRINTSHGDWNEQEQKILKIKELREKKKKPVAILIDLAGPKIRTGYLEKEFVELKEGQIFTLTTEEILGNEHRVSVNLNSLPKDVKKGDTILLSDGEIVLEVIETTETDVKAVVKVGGRITHRRGVNVPTADLSVESLTDRDREFIKLGTLHDVEFFALSFVRKPEDVLKAKEEIRKHGKETPVISKIETKKALERLEEIIKVSDGIMVARGDLGVEIPIEEVPIVQKEIIKLSKYYSRPVIVATQILESMIENPFPTRAEVTDIANAIFDGADALLLTAETAVGKHPLEAIKVLSKVAEEAEKKLEFFRTIEYDTSDISEAISHACWQLSDSLNAKLIITPTISGSTAIRVSKYNVSQPIVALTPEEKTYYRLSLVRKVIPVLAEKCSQELEFIEKGLKKVEEMGFAKKGDLVVLTSGVPGKVGTTNTIRVLRVD; encoded by the coding sequence GTGCGAAGCACAAAGATCGTGTGTACGGTTGGACCGAGGACAGACAGCTACGAAATGATAGAAAAGATGATAGATCTTGGAGTGAACGTTTTTAGAATAAACACCTCACACGGCGACTGGAACGAACAGGAACAGAAAATACTCAAAATCAAAGAGCTGAGAGAGAAAAAGAAAAAACCCGTAGCCATTCTGATCGATCTTGCAGGTCCGAAGATCAGAACTGGATATCTCGAAAAAGAGTTTGTAGAATTGAAAGAGGGCCAGATCTTCACTCTCACTACAGAGGAGATCTTGGGAAACGAACACAGGGTCTCAGTGAATCTCAACTCTCTTCCAAAGGATGTGAAGAAAGGAGACACTATTCTACTGAGCGATGGAGAGATAGTACTTGAGGTAATAGAGACAACCGAAACAGATGTGAAAGCAGTGGTAAAGGTGGGGGGAAGAATCACACACAGAAGAGGTGTGAACGTACCAACAGCCGATCTCTCAGTGGAATCCTTAACAGACAGAGACAGGGAATTCATAAAACTCGGCACACTACACGATGTTGAATTCTTCGCTCTCTCCTTTGTGAGAAAGCCGGAGGATGTGCTCAAAGCGAAAGAAGAGATCAGAAAACACGGAAAGGAAACACCTGTGATCTCCAAAATAGAAACGAAAAAGGCCCTGGAACGCCTCGAAGAGATAATAAAAGTGAGCGATGGGATCATGGTCGCACGCGGTGACCTGGGAGTAGAGATACCAATAGAGGAAGTGCCCATCGTTCAAAAGGAAATCATCAAACTCTCCAAGTACTACTCCAGACCGGTTATAGTCGCAACTCAAATACTCGAATCGATGATAGAAAATCCGTTCCCCACGAGGGCAGAGGTCACCGACATAGCCAACGCCATCTTCGATGGAGCGGACGCCCTGCTCCTCACAGCGGAAACAGCGGTCGGAAAACATCCTCTGGAAGCCATAAAAGTGTTGAGCAAAGTAGCGGAAGAGGCCGAGAAAAAGCTGGAATTTTTCAGAACGATAGAATACGACACCAGCGACATATCTGAGGCTATATCACACGCCTGCTGGCAGCTCTCTGATTCTTTGAACGCAAAGTTGATCATTACACCAACCATATCCGGTAGTACCGCCATTCGTGTCTCAAAGTACAACGTTTCCCAACCCATTGTGGCCCTGACACCTGAAGAGAAGACTTACTACAGACTTTCTCTCGTGAGGAAAGTGATACCCGTTCTCGCCGAAAAATGCTCTCAGGAGTTGGAATTCATCGAGAAAGGACTGAAGAAAGTAGAAGAGATGGGTTTTGCAAAAAAAGGAGATCTGGTGGTTCTCACTTCCGGTGTTCCAGGAAAGGTGGGAACGACGAACACCATACGGGTGTTGAGGGTGGATTGA
- the gcvT gene encoding glycine cleavage system aminomethyltransferase GcvT — protein MKRTPLFEKHVELGAKMVDFAGWEMPLYYTSIFEEVKAVRESVGMFDVSHMGEFLVKGPETVSFIDFIITNDFSSLPEGKALYSVMCNENGGIIDDLVVYKMSPDEALMVVNAANIEKDFNWIKSYSENFDVELLNISDTTALIAFQGPKAQETLQELVEDSLEEITYYSFKKSIVAGVEALVSRTGYTGEDGFELMVEAEDAPKVWDALMNLLRKVGGRPAGLGARDVCRLEATYLLYGQDMDENTNPFEVGLSWVVKLDKDFVGKEALLKAKERVERKLVALELSGKRIARKGYEVLKNGEKVGEITSGNFSPTLEKSIALALVSKSVKVGDQLEVVFPGRKFVDVLVVKKPFYRGSVRREV, from the coding sequence ATGAAAAGAACGCCTCTATTTGAAAAGCACGTTGAACTCGGAGCGAAGATGGTGGATTTCGCGGGCTGGGAGATGCCCCTTTATTACACGTCCATATTTGAAGAAGTGAAAGCAGTTAGAGAATCAGTTGGAATGTTCGATGTGTCACACATGGGGGAATTTCTCGTTAAGGGACCCGAGACAGTTTCTTTTATTGATTTCATCATAACGAACGATTTTTCTTCACTTCCAGAGGGCAAAGCGCTTTACTCTGTCATGTGCAATGAAAACGGTGGAATCATCGATGATCTTGTTGTGTACAAAATGAGTCCTGATGAAGCTCTCATGGTGGTGAACGCGGCAAACATTGAAAAGGACTTCAACTGGATAAAATCCTATTCAGAGAATTTCGACGTTGAATTACTGAACATCTCAGATACTACCGCACTCATAGCGTTTCAGGGTCCCAAGGCACAGGAGACCCTTCAGGAGCTTGTTGAAGACAGTCTTGAGGAGATTACCTATTATTCTTTCAAAAAGAGCATTGTAGCCGGTGTAGAGGCTCTTGTTTCGAGAACAGGATACACGGGCGAAGACGGCTTCGAACTGATGGTTGAAGCGGAAGATGCACCGAAAGTTTGGGACGCACTGATGAATCTGCTCAGAAAAGTTGGCGGCAGGCCCGCAGGACTCGGAGCGAGGGATGTTTGTCGACTCGAGGCGACTTACTTGTTGTATGGTCAGGACATGGATGAGAACACGAATCCTTTCGAAGTGGGACTTTCCTGGGTTGTAAAACTGGACAAAGACTTCGTGGGGAAGGAAGCTTTGTTGAAAGCAAAGGAAAGAGTCGAGAGAAAACTCGTGGCACTTGAGCTTTCTGGAAAAAGAATAGCAAGAAAAGGCTATGAGGTTTTAAAGAATGGAGAGAAAGTGGGAGAGATCACAAGTGGCAACTTCTCTCCAACTCTTGAAAAATCGATAGCGCTGGCTCTCGTTTCAAAATCGGTGAAGGTTGGAGACCAACTGGAAGTGGTGTTTCCTGGAAGAAAGTTTGTAGATGTTCTGGTAGTAAAAAAACCATTTTACAGAGGCAGTGTGAGAAGGGAGGTTTGA
- the pfkA gene encoding 6-phosphofructokinase produces the protein MKKIAVLTSGGDAPGMNAAVRAVVRYGVRQGLEVIGVRRGYSGLIDGDFVKLEYKDVAGITEKGGTILRTSRCEEFKTEEGRELAAKQIKKHGIEGLVVIGGEGSLTGAHLLYEEHKIPVVGIPATIDNDIGLTDMCIGVDTCLNTVMDAVQKLKDTASSHERAFIVEVMGRHSGYIALMAGLVTGAEAIIVPEIPVDYSQLADRILEERRRGKINSIIIVAEGAASAYTVARHLEYRIGYETRITILGHVQRGGSPTAFDRRLALSMGVEAVDALLDGEVDVMIALQGNKLVRVPIMEALSTKKTIDKKLYEIAYMLS, from the coding sequence TTGAAGAAGATAGCAGTGCTTACAAGCGGCGGAGACGCACCTGGAATGAATGCAGCCGTGAGGGCCGTGGTCAGGTACGGTGTCAGGCAGGGGCTGGAAGTGATCGGAGTGAGAAGAGGTTATTCTGGTCTAATCGACGGTGACTTTGTAAAACTCGAGTACAAAGATGTGGCAGGAATCACAGAAAAGGGTGGAACTATTCTGAGAACTTCCAGATGTGAGGAGTTCAAGACAGAAGAGGGTAGAGAACTCGCTGCAAAACAGATAAAAAAACATGGTATAGAAGGGCTTGTTGTCATAGGTGGTGAAGGGAGTCTCACCGGCGCTCATCTTCTTTACGAAGAGCACAAAATACCCGTTGTCGGTATCCCAGCGACCATAGACAACGACATCGGATTGACCGACATGTGCATAGGTGTGGACACGTGTTTGAACACGGTGATGGACGCCGTGCAAAAACTCAAGGACACCGCTAGCTCGCATGAGAGAGCCTTCATTGTGGAAGTCATGGGGAGACACTCCGGCTACATCGCCCTCATGGCGGGACTGGTCACCGGTGCGGAAGCCATCATAGTACCAGAAATTCCTGTGGATTATTCACAGCTCGCCGACAGGATCCTCGAAGAAAGAAGAAGAGGGAAAATCAACAGCATAATCATAGTCGCCGAAGGAGCAGCAAGTGCCTACACCGTCGCAAGGCACCTTGAATACAGGATAGGATACGAAACGAGGATCACCATCCTCGGCCATGTACAGAGAGGCGGTTCTCCAACGGCTTTCGACAGAAGACTGGCGCTGAGTATGGGAGTTGAAGCGGTCGATGCCCTTTTGGATGGAGAGGTGGATGTGATGATAGCTCTTCAGGGTAACAAACTCGTGAGAGTCCCCATAATGGAAGCCCTCTCCACTAAGAAAACGATCGACAAAAAACTCTACGAAATAGCCTATATGCTTTCATGA
- a CDS encoding ABC transporter substrate-binding protein: MKKVTVVVLLLTISILFGETLLNPFGPALIPVVPIMDGKIPADVKIEIWKNPEEAVARIVSKEVDFAVLPVTVGANLYGKGIRIKLVGVHEWKVFYLVASDDATFDGWRSLRGQEVYTPHGRGQTVDVLLRYFLSKAGLTPDRDVKILYAPPQEIVALFKSGKVKYAALPEPFVSMCLDRGRVVLDFQKEWGKELGVPGRIPIAGLFVREGVDVEAVEKVEKTLVDSIKWMKENLDETVQLSSEKLGIPAGILKSSLERIEFEYVRVEECREEVATFLKKLNELYPEGLEKVPDEGFYWK; the protein is encoded by the coding sequence ATGAAGAAAGTAACGGTTGTGGTTTTGCTCCTGACGATATCCATTCTTTTCGGGGAAACACTTTTGAATCCTTTCGGACCCGCACTGATACCCGTTGTTCCTATCATGGACGGGAAGATACCGGCGGATGTGAAGATCGAAATCTGGAAAAATCCGGAGGAAGCGGTTGCGAGGATAGTTTCAAAAGAGGTTGATTTTGCTGTTCTTCCCGTGACCGTTGGTGCGAATCTCTACGGGAAGGGAATAAGGATAAAACTCGTGGGTGTACACGAGTGGAAGGTGTTCTATCTTGTTGCATCCGACGATGCTACCTTCGATGGATGGAGGAGTCTACGAGGGCAGGAAGTTTATACACCTCACGGAAGAGGACAGACGGTGGATGTTCTGCTGAGATATTTTCTATCGAAAGCAGGACTCACTCCCGACAGGGATGTGAAGATACTCTACGCACCTCCCCAGGAAATAGTCGCACTCTTCAAATCAGGAAAAGTGAAGTACGCTGCTCTTCCTGAACCATTTGTTTCCATGTGTCTTGACAGAGGAAGGGTAGTGCTCGATTTTCAGAAAGAGTGGGGAAAGGAACTGGGAGTACCCGGTAGAATACCAATTGCCGGTCTGTTCGTGAGAGAAGGCGTGGACGTAGAAGCTGTTGAAAAAGTCGAGAAAACTCTCGTAGACTCCATCAAATGGATGAAAGAAAATCTCGATGAAACCGTTCAGCTTTCTTCTGAAAAGTTAGGTATCCCTGCAGGGATTCTGAAATCGTCACTTGAGAGGATAGAATTCGAATACGTACGCGTTGAAGAGTGCAGGGAAGAAGTTGCGACCTTTCTGAAAAAGCTGAACGAACTCTATCCCGAAGGTCTTGAAAAAGTACCGGACGAAGGATTCTATTGGAAATGA
- a CDS encoding putative signal transducing protein — protein MKWETLIEGNELEIKMVEDILKENGIPHVVETCDNVTPRAIFGSSALMVIKVPEEFLEEAKRILEEIRE, from the coding sequence TTGAAGTGGGAAACTTTAATTGAGGGAAATGAACTGGAGATAAAAATGGTCGAGGATATATTGAAAGAAAATGGAATACCTCACGTAGTTGAAACGTGTGATAATGTTACACCGCGGGCGATTTTTGGCTCCTCAGCCCTCATGGTGATAAAGGTTCCAGAGGAATTTTTGGAAGAAGCAAAGAGAATTCTGGAGGAGATACGAGAATGA
- the recG gene encoding ATP-dependent DNA helicase RecG, giving the protein MPILLEEFLNEVEKLLKNQVNIQRIHQLLKELDDPLLENKELEEKLQAFLDYVKEIPNLPEARKRYRIQKSLEMIEKLRSWFLIDYLECSGEEVDLSTDIQYAKGVGPNRKKKLKKLGIETLRDLLEFFPRDYEDRRKIFKLNDLLPGEKVTTQGKIVSVETKKFQNMNILTAVLSDGLVHVLLKWFNQDYLQNYMKQLTGKEVFVTGTVKSNPYTGQYEIHNAEVTPKEGEYIRRILPIYRLTSGISQKQMRKIFEENISLLCCSLKETLPERILEKRKLLGVKDAYYGMHFPKTFYHLQKARERLAYEELFVLQLAFQKIRKEREKHGGIPKKIEGKLTEKFIKSLPFKLTNAQKRAHQEIRNDMISEKPMNRLLQGDVGSGKTVVAQLAILDNYEAGFQTAFMVPTSILAIQHYRRTIESFSKFNIHVALLIGATTPSEKEKIKSGLRNGQIDVVIGTHALIQEDVHFKNLGLVIIDEQHRFGVKQREALMNKGKMVDTLVMSATPIPRSMALAFYGDLDVTVIDEMPPGRKEVQTMLVPMDRVNEVYEFVRQEVMKGGQAFIVYPLIEESDKLNVKSAVEMYEYLSKEVFPEFKLGLMHGRLSQEEKDRVMLEFAEGRYDILVSTTVIEVGIDVPRANVMVIENPERFGLAQLHQLRGRVGRGGQEAYCFLVVGDVGEEAMERLRFFTLNTDGFKIAEYDLKTRGPGEFFGVRQHGLSGFKVADLYRDLKLLEWAREDVQEVDVEEIKLPEEIKLIEVG; this is encoded by the coding sequence TTGCCGATACTGTTAGAAGAATTCCTCAACGAAGTCGAAAAACTGCTTAAGAATCAGGTTAATATACAGAGAATTCACCAGCTCCTGAAGGAGCTGGATGATCCTTTGTTGGAAAACAAAGAACTTGAGGAGAAACTTCAGGCTTTTCTCGATTACGTGAAAGAAATTCCCAACCTTCCGGAAGCAAGAAAACGGTACAGAATTCAGAAATCCCTGGAAATGATAGAAAAATTGAGAAGCTGGTTTCTCATAGACTATCTGGAGTGTTCTGGAGAAGAAGTTGATCTCTCAACGGATATCCAGTACGCAAAAGGAGTAGGTCCCAACAGAAAGAAGAAACTAAAAAAACTCGGAATAGAAACTCTGAGAGACCTCCTCGAATTTTTTCCGAGGGATTACGAAGACAGAAGAAAGATATTCAAACTGAACGATCTCCTTCCCGGTGAAAAGGTGACAACTCAGGGAAAGATCGTGAGTGTCGAGACAAAAAAATTCCAGAACATGAACATTTTGACTGCCGTTCTGTCTGACGGTTTGGTGCACGTCCTCTTGAAATGGTTCAACCAGGACTACCTCCAGAACTACATGAAACAGCTCACTGGAAAAGAAGTTTTCGTGACTGGCACCGTGAAATCGAACCCGTACACTGGTCAGTATGAGATTCACAACGCCGAGGTAACACCGAAAGAGGGGGAATACATAAGAAGGATACTTCCCATATACCGTCTGACCTCTGGAATCTCACAAAAGCAAATGAGAAAGATCTTTGAGGAAAACATCTCATTACTTTGCTGTTCGTTGAAAGAAACCCTTCCAGAAAGGATCCTTGAGAAAAGAAAACTGCTTGGTGTGAAAGACGCGTACTACGGTATGCACTTTCCCAAAACCTTCTATCATCTCCAAAAGGCTCGGGAGAGACTGGCCTACGAGGAACTTTTCGTGCTTCAACTTGCCTTCCAGAAGATCAGAAAAGAGCGGGAAAAGCACGGAGGAATTCCAAAGAAAATAGAGGGGAAACTAACAGAGAAGTTCATAAAATCCCTTCCATTCAAGCTGACAAATGCTCAAAAAAGAGCTCACCAGGAAATAAGAAACGATATGATCTCTGAAAAACCAATGAACAGACTCCTTCAAGGAGACGTGGGTTCTGGAAAAACCGTCGTAGCACAGCTCGCCATACTCGATAACTACGAAGCAGGCTTTCAGACGGCCTTCATGGTGCCAACTTCGATCCTCGCGATCCAGCACTACAGGAGAACTATTGAGAGTTTTTCTAAATTCAACATCCATGTGGCACTCCTCATAGGAGCAACCACGCCCTCAGAGAAGGAGAAGATAAAGTCTGGCCTCAGGAACGGTCAGATAGACGTGGTGATAGGAACACACGCACTGATCCAAGAAGACGTTCATTTCAAGAACCTGGGACTGGTCATAATCGACGAACAGCACCGTTTCGGTGTGAAACAGAGGGAAGCTCTCATGAACAAGGGAAAGATGGTGGACACACTGGTGATGAGTGCCACTCCCATTCCCAGAAGCATGGCCCTAGCCTTCTATGGAGATCTCGATGTGACAGTGATAGATGAGATGCCCCCAGGAAGAAAGGAAGTACAGACCATGCTCGTTCCGATGGATAGAGTGAACGAAGTCTACGAATTCGTAAGGCAGGAAGTGATGAAGGGAGGACAGGCCTTCATCGTTTATCCGCTCATCGAAGAATCGGACAAGCTGAACGTGAAGTCCGCTGTGGAGATGTACGAATACCTCTCGAAAGAAGTCTTTCCGGAGTTCAAACTGGGTCTCATGCACGGACGGCTCTCTCAGGAGGAAAAGGATAGAGTCATGTTAGAATTCGCCGAAGGAAGATACGACATCCTCGTTTCCACAACGGTTATAGAAGTAGGGATAGACGTTCCAAGAGCGAACGTGATGGTGATAGAAAACCCGGAAAGGTTCGGCCTCGCTCAGCTCCACCAGCTTCGAGGAAGGGTGGGAAGAGGAGGTCAGGAGGCCTACTGCTTCCTCGTTGTTGGAGACGTTGGAGAAGAGGCAATGGAGAGGTTGAGATTCTTCACACTCAACACGGATGGGTTCAAAATAGCCGAGTACGACCTGAAAACAAGAGGCCCTGGAGAGTTCTTCGGTGTGAGGCAACACGGTTTGAGTGGTTTCAAAGTAGCTGATCTATACAGAGATTTGAAACTCCTGGAGTGGGCAAGAGAAGACGTTCAGGAAGTCGACGTGGAAGAGATAAAACTCCCGGAAGAGATAAAACTCATCGAAGTAGGCTGA